From Armatimonadota bacterium:
GCCAGCACGCCTACCCAGTACAGGTAGGTGTAGGCCAGGGCGCACAGCAAAAGCCAGGTGGCCTTGCGCGCCAGCGTTGCGTAGGGCATCTTCTGGATATGCAGGTGCTGCTTCAAGTCGCGGAACATCTCTTCGATCTGCATGCGGCTGAAATACACCTGTCGCGGTTTGCCCGCGCGGTCCAGGCTGGTGGCCAGATTCCAGCGGCTCCCTTCGCTCTCGCACACGAGCACCTGCAGGGGCACCTTGCGCTTGGCATGGTAGCGCACGCTACCCAGCCAGCGCAGGGACTTGCGGCCCAGTGCAATGTCGCCCGTGCGGCACGCCTTGCCGTTGACCCATAGGGTGGTGTTGTTGTCGAAACGGACCACGCAATCGATGCCTTCGTGCAGGAGCATCTCGAACAAAGAGGCTCGAGCGAAGCCGCGATCGGCCACCAGCCGTGCCCACCAGCGCCTTCAAGGTCAGAATCATCTCGTGCTCGGCGGTATTGCGCGAGCCTTCCTGCGCGGTCTTTGGCAGAACCTGGCACAGCAGCGGTACCGTGCGCCCACGCGATACCAGGGCGGTCCACAGGCTCACCGTGTCATTGCCAAGGTCGGTCCAGTCGATGACCACCCGAGGCCGCTTGCTGCCGGCAGCCCGCAGCCAGTTGAAATACACCATCTGCGCCATGATCTGCTCCCGGGGCAGACGCGGGTTGTCGATGAACCGCCAGACCCGCTTGATACGGTGGATCAGGCGAACGGCACCCACCATCCACCGCGCCACTGCCGACAGACTTGGGCGGCCAGTGGCCAGCAGACCAAAGACGACTCAACACAGGTTCGTGAACTGGGTCTTGCACAGGCCGGGCACGATGCGACAGCAGAAGGCGCTGACGTCACGATAGGCGAACCTAGGCATGACCGAGGCCCCGGGTGAAAGGGTTTGTTGGTGCAATCCCATTTCCCCACACAGGCTTCGGTCACTTCCTTACTACAGACAGAAAAGTGGGTAAGAGGCAGCGCTCGTACGTGTTGACATCCAACGGCGCTATCGATACTGTGCTCACGGAGCTACCCTCTCGGAGATTGGTTTGGGTGGTAACCTACCGTTCTCCGAACAAAGGTAGCTCCCTGCGTTCTCAGCAAAATTCACGCCCCGGCATTAGACTTCGGTACAGACTCCCCCGTTCCTGGTCCTCGTCCAACACCGCTTGCAGCGCCCACAGGTCCCGGTAGCCCACGATCCGTCGGAAGCTCTTCTCCGTCTCAAGGTATGCCACCGCTGCCCACCGCGAGACCATCGCCCCGTTGCGCCAGTTCGTGACACGTCGGGCTCTGAGGCGCACCCCCGCTGTCGGGCTGTCGATGATGTTAATCGTCGCCAGGCAGCTTCTGAGCTTCGGCGGCAGTCCGATGAAGTCCTCCATCGCCATCTGCGCCTGCTCAATGAGCTCTACCATCGGCAGCCGCGCTTGGCCATTCTCGGTCAGAAAGGCCGTCCGGTTTGTGCTGTCCTTCTTCGCGGCGCTCTGATAGACTTGCTCCACGGCGGTTCTCTCCCTTCATGGGTTAGTGCTTGGGCTCGATCTTGCCAGATCGTGCCCGAGAGAGCCGCCGTTTGCTTTCTGAGCTTTCCACTACCGTTGGGACAGGCTCCGCAGCGCAGGCGCTGGGCGTCATTCTGATCTTCGTACCCGGCACGATGCCGTACAGGCGTTGGATGATGAGCTGCTTGAGGTCGTGGCGAACGTACGAGGAATGGCGCCGGTCACGCAGACAACGGGCGATTTCGGCGGTGAAACCGATACGCTCATCGAACTCGCGCAGGGCGACGAGACCGGCATCGGACGTGATCCGGCGACCGTCAAAATCCAGGCGGATTTCTCGATCATCGCGGAAGGAGAAGGCGGTCTGCATGGAGCACTGTGCCTTCACGGCAGGGACCTCCGGGAACGGCTTTATGGTTCGCTACCAAGCTATTCCGGGTCTCTGCCGCTTCGCCTCCTCCAAGTTTGTGCATAGGGTGGGTTAAGATGGCATTCTGGGAGTGCGTGCCCCGCTGGCATTCTCGTCCTTGCCGTCACTTCCAGCTCGCTATCGGTCCCATCGGAGCCGGACCGTGCATTCTGGCGCAAGATCGAACCGCACGATGCCGCGGCAGTTGCCATCCGTGTTCTCGACCCAGATGAACTCGCCGGCGTTGGAATCCAGACGCCACTGCCGCACTTCTCGCGGGACGTCCCAGATGGCCATGAGGTAGTCGGGGAAGTCAGCGCCAGCCATGAGTGCATAGGTGATCTCGTACTGGTCGGCGCCGGCCAGGACCGACACCGTGACCTCGTGATCCGGGAGGTCGGTCTCCAGGGGTTGGTCCGGTCAGGGCGTCGCGCTAGTCAGGTCGTAGCAGTGCACCGGCTTGGGGCAGGCGTACTCGAACCGGCACGTGCGCCGGTTGTCATTGTAGTTCATGAACTCCGGGGACATCGGCATATTGTACTGGGGCATCGCTCGCTCCCGGCCGAAGGCCCGCAGGGACTGGTGCACCGGCACGTAGCCCCGGGGCGCGATCCGCTGCTCGTGCCATTCGTCCGTCCAGAAGCGGTCATACTCCGGGTCGTGGGTAATCGAGCTCACGATCTGGCGCGGCATCTGGGAGTAATGCGCCCGGAAGTAGTCTGCATAGTCTGCGGCCCGAGCGAAGACGATGGGCCATCGGCGCGTATGCTC
This genomic window contains:
- a CDS encoding transposase, which produces MKAQCSMQTAFSFRDDREIRLDFDGRRITSDAGLVALREFDERIGFTAEIARCLRDRRHSSYVRHDLKQLIIQRLYGIVPGTKIRMTPSACAAEPVPTVVESSESKRRLSRARSGKIEPKH
- a CDS encoding transposase, whose translation is MADRGFARASLFEMLLHEGIDCVVRFDNNTTLWVNGKACRTGDIALGRKSLRWLGSVRYHAKRKVPLQVLVCESEGSRWNLATSLDRAGKPRQVYFSRMQIEEMFRDLKQHLHIQKMPYATLARKATWLLLCALAYTYLYWVGVLAKAAGLSERYHYWKTESVFWLGLQLVRHHDPWLATLTRGLLKPAPIPYHFSG